From Spirosoma aerolatum, one genomic window encodes:
- a CDS encoding DegT/DnrJ/EryC1/StrS family aminotransferase produces the protein MTASLTGSGISETIQMVDLKNQYLKIKPAIDAAIQECLDTTAFIKGPQVGAFEQQLAKYLNVKHVISCANGTDALQLAMMALDLKPGDEVIVPAFTYVATAEVIALLGLKPVMVDVDPDTFTMTRESIEKALSPRTRLVVPVHLFGQCADMESIVALCQVHGLSIIEDTAQAVGATYTFRNGTIKAAGAMGDLGTTSFFPSKNLGCFGDGGAVYTDQDSLAHKVKMIGNHGQARKYVHETIGVNSRLDTIQAAILLEKLKHLDGYTQARQQVANRYDEAFRNVEAIEIPYRNPDSTHVFHQYTLKVPADKRDGLKDYLSRKKVPSMIYYPIPLNAQKAYQSVGRVVGDLAVTQDLCRRVISLPMHTELSDDQINYIVETIIDYFS, from the coding sequence ATGACCGCTTCATTGACTGGGTCTGGCATCAGCGAAACCATACAGATGGTTGATTTGAAGAATCAGTATCTGAAAATCAAACCTGCCATCGATGCGGCCATTCAGGAATGTCTGGATACGACTGCTTTTATCAAAGGCCCGCAGGTTGGCGCTTTTGAACAGCAACTAGCGAAATACCTGAATGTAAAGCATGTGATTTCCTGCGCCAACGGAACCGACGCCCTTCAGTTGGCGATGATGGCGCTGGATTTGAAACCAGGCGATGAGGTCATAGTTCCCGCTTTTACTTACGTAGCAACAGCCGAAGTGATTGCGCTACTGGGACTCAAACCCGTGATGGTCGATGTAGACCCGGACACGTTTACAATGACACGGGAAAGCATCGAAAAGGCGCTGTCGCCACGAACTCGATTGGTGGTTCCCGTACACCTGTTTGGTCAATGTGCCGATATGGAAAGCATTGTCGCGTTATGTCAGGTGCATGGACTGTCCATAATTGAAGATACGGCGCAGGCTGTAGGAGCAACCTACACATTTCGGAATGGAACGATAAAAGCCGCAGGCGCAATGGGGGATCTGGGGACCACATCGTTCTTCCCATCGAAAAACCTCGGCTGTTTTGGCGATGGAGGAGCGGTCTATACCGACCAGGATAGTCTGGCACACAAGGTGAAGATGATCGGAAATCATGGGCAGGCCCGAAAGTATGTCCACGAAACGATTGGCGTGAATTCCCGCTTGGACACCATTCAGGCCGCTATTTTACTCGAAAAGCTGAAACATCTGGACGGCTATACCCAGGCGCGTCAGCAGGTCGCCAATCGATACGACGAAGCCTTTCGGAATGTGGAAGCCATCGAAATTCCATACCGAAATCCTGATTCGACCCATGTCTTTCATCAATACACGCTGAAAGTACCGGCTGATAAACGGGATGGACTGAAAGACTATCTGAGCCGGAAGAAAGTACCCAGCATGATCTATTATCCGATTCCCCTGAATGCCCAGAAAGCGTACCAGAGCGTCGGTCGAGTGGTGGGCGATCTGGCTGTAACGCAGGATTTATGCCGACGGGTGATTTCCCTACCCATGCATACCGAGTTGTCGGACGATCAGATCAATTATATTGTCGAAACGATCATTGATTATTTTTCCTGA
- a CDS encoding sugar transferase has translation MSLTQLTVREGSLAGDTIRPLDQPAIISPRRDSIHQKLPDSLLTIAQKEAWHCASLDDIIQHKLDQTVAHVYIDEVLLKAHDPNQVFETIRTKLIDNTYFAFRIVTAENIKASIQQRISYGFFTIYYPFHFLSRRVLPKLKGFRKVCRLLAIPVDISKAEIIGRLIYKGFDIVDLVETAQDTLIIAKANTGVMPSQLRPASKEGFLFRMQRVGKLGIPITVYKFRSMHPYAEYVQEYLHRTNGLDAGGKFKNDFRVSTGGRVLRKYWLDELPMLYNLLKGDIKLIGVRPISEHYFSLYPAQVQQIRKKHKPGLLPPFYADMPTTFDEIVQSELAYLEAYEKAPWQTDLAYLLKILKNIVVHKARSK, from the coding sequence ATGTCGCTCACTCAACTTACCGTTCGGGAAGGCTCACTGGCCGGTGATACCATCCGTCCGCTCGACCAGCCCGCCATCATCTCGCCCCGGCGCGACAGTATTCATCAGAAACTGCCCGATAGCTTACTGACTATTGCGCAGAAAGAGGCCTGGCACTGTGCCAGTTTAGACGACATTATTCAGCATAAGCTCGACCAGACGGTTGCGCATGTATACATCGATGAGGTGCTGTTGAAAGCCCACGATCCGAACCAGGTTTTTGAAACAATTCGGACCAAACTGATCGACAATACCTATTTTGCGTTTCGCATCGTAACGGCCGAAAACATAAAAGCCAGCATTCAGCAGCGTATTTCCTACGGTTTCTTTACGATCTATTACCCATTCCATTTTTTATCCAGACGGGTACTCCCAAAACTCAAGGGATTTCGTAAAGTATGTCGGTTGCTGGCCATCCCGGTCGATATCTCGAAAGCAGAAATCATTGGTCGATTGATTTACAAAGGGTTCGACATTGTTGATCTGGTTGAAACGGCTCAGGATACGCTAATCATTGCCAAAGCGAACACGGGCGTCATGCCCAGCCAGCTCAGACCCGCTTCCAAGGAGGGGTTTCTGTTCCGAATGCAGCGGGTTGGTAAACTGGGGATTCCGATTACCGTCTATAAATTCCGCTCCATGCATCCTTACGCCGAGTATGTGCAGGAGTATCTGCACCGGACCAATGGGCTGGATGCAGGCGGAAAGTTCAAAAATGACTTTCGCGTGAGCACCGGTGGGCGCGTATTGCGAAAATACTGGCTTGATGAATTGCCCATGTTGTATAACCTGCTGAAAGGGGATATCAAACTGATCGGCGTTCGCCCCATTAGTGAGCATTATTTTAGCCTGTATCCCGCTCAGGTTCAACAGATACGGAAGAAGCATAAGCCGGGTTTACTACCGCCTTTTTATGCCGATATGCCTACTACGTTCGACGAAATTGTGCAGTCGGAGCTGGCGTATCTGGAAGCCTACGAAAAAGCCCCCTGGCAAACCGATCTGGCGTATTTGCTGAAGATCCTGAAAAATATCGTCGTTCATAAAGCGCGTAGTAAATAG
- a CDS encoding nucleotide sugar dehydrogenase, with protein sequence MSRSEAISIGVIGLGYVGLPLAVEFGKKYPVFGFDVNKERIRQLVEGHDATLEIAKEQICSAKHLTFTHDIELLRSCTVYIITVPTPIDSFKKPDLSFLLKASTAVGKLLKKGDTVIYESTVYPGCTEEDCVPVLEKCSKLTYNQDFFCGYSPERINPGDKERTLTRILKITSGSTDDTADFVDRLYGSIIEAGTYRAQSIKVAEAAKAIENAQRDINISFVNELALMFDRMGIDTNDVLDAAGTKWNFLKFKPGLVGGHCIGVDPYYLVHKAQSLGYYPQVIASGRLVNDGMGMFVAKKILKRLIANGLQIQSSRVLILGITFKENCPDTRNTKVVDIYHELIDFGIGVDVYDPWASPQDVQEEYGIELADTIAGKQYDGIILAVAHRQFFELDINGLKRDAKSIVFDVKSIFDKKLVDIRL encoded by the coding sequence ATGAGTCGATCAGAGGCCATATCGATTGGTGTAATCGGATTAGGGTACGTAGGGCTGCCCCTAGCCGTTGAGTTCGGAAAAAAATACCCGGTTTTTGGCTTTGACGTCAACAAAGAGCGAATTCGGCAACTTGTCGAGGGGCATGATGCCACGCTCGAAATCGCCAAAGAACAAATCTGCTCGGCTAAGCATCTGACGTTCACGCATGATATTGAGCTATTACGGTCCTGCACCGTCTACATTATCACCGTCCCGACCCCCATCGATAGCTTTAAAAAACCGGACCTGAGCTTTTTACTGAAAGCCTCGACGGCCGTCGGAAAACTCCTGAAAAAAGGCGATACGGTCATTTACGAATCGACGGTTTATCCAGGATGCACCGAAGAAGATTGTGTGCCTGTGCTGGAGAAGTGCAGCAAACTTACGTACAATCAAGACTTCTTCTGTGGCTACTCCCCCGAGCGGATCAATCCGGGTGATAAGGAGCGAACGCTGACCCGTATTCTGAAAATTACGTCAGGGTCAACCGACGACACGGCTGATTTTGTCGATCGCTTGTATGGCTCTATCATCGAAGCGGGAACCTACCGCGCCCAGTCCATTAAAGTGGCCGAAGCCGCCAAAGCCATTGAAAATGCTCAGCGGGATATCAACATCTCGTTTGTCAATGAACTGGCGCTGATGTTCGACCGGATGGGCATCGACACCAACGACGTACTGGATGCGGCTGGCACGAAATGGAACTTTCTGAAATTTAAACCGGGACTGGTAGGCGGACACTGTATCGGAGTTGACCCCTATTACCTGGTTCATAAAGCCCAAAGCCTCGGGTATTACCCCCAGGTCATTGCCTCGGGGCGGCTCGTGAACGACGGCATGGGCATGTTTGTGGCGAAGAAGATCCTGAAGCGACTCATTGCCAACGGGCTACAGATACAGTCGAGCCGGGTACTTATTCTCGGTATCACGTTTAAGGAAAACTGCCCGGATACGCGCAACACCAAAGTGGTCGATATTTACCACGAGCTTATTGATTTTGGCATTGGGGTTGACGTCTATGACCCCTGGGCTTCTCCGCAGGACGTGCAGGAAGAATATGGTATAGAGCTGGCCGATACGATAGCCGGGAAGCAATACGACGGGATTATTCTGGCTGTGGCTCATCGGCAGTTTTTTGAATTAGATATAAACGGGTTAAAAAGAGATGCGAAATCCATCGTGTTCGATGTGAAATCCATCTTCGACAAGAAGCTGGTCGACATTCGGCTGTAA
- a CDS encoding GumC family protein: MSSEQLFSEEQEDDTDILGYVFKYLRYWYWIVIALVISFVYAYVYLKRYTPIYQVNATLLIKDEKKMNTEVLEKLDMDGQSKLVENEIEVLKSRALIRKVVDDLNLTVSYWKETKARDRELYNESPITLNATEITDYAYSNPLYIKIGPDSKYQLLDGDQNELGTYYYSQQVKSKYGKFRIFDRDSVNTTFPTPVKVVFQSRDGLVEGLIGGLQIALLNPKSSLISLGLETAVPEKGKDILTKLLNEYAFTSLEDKNREATNTLRFIEERLKLVTAELGGVEQNVENYRRSKGVTDLSSEANLFLGKVEENDSKLNELDIQLKVLDGIEDYLNSSQVGIVAPATMMGFTDPVLTSYIDQLSQLEIERSKLAQSVQPGNPYLETLNNQMKNVKQAIKENLGNRRNSLNVSKRSLLELNNRLEGAISSIPHKEREFVGIKRQANIKEDLYLLLLKTREETALSYASTVTDSRVVDAPFSTGGPIRPDRNNIYLMALLFGLAVPIGLIALKEALTNTVQNKKEIERKTGLKVFGEVGLLPKEEQGEIIDIRSRSFVSEQLRMLRSNMQYLFLDKQDDIGSTILVTSSTSGEGKSFMTLNIAASLALLNKKVVILGLDLRKPKIQEYLKVSNKMGMSNYLIGKTSLDSIIHATSVENLYMVPSGPIPPNPSELIANGRLKHLIEDLRKSFDYIMIDTPPLGLVTDATLLAPYVDECFYLVRHEKTPKLYLSNIKELAHKKLFKTVHIIFNAVNYKNSSDYGYGYGYGYGYGYGKGAYYAEETSKKSWINRLLSKV; this comes from the coding sequence ATGAGCAGCGAACAACTATTTAGCGAAGAACAGGAAGACGATACAGATATTCTGGGGTACGTATTTAAGTACCTCCGGTATTGGTACTGGATTGTGATTGCGCTGGTTATCAGTTTTGTATATGCTTACGTTTATTTAAAAAGATATACGCCCATTTACCAGGTGAACGCTACGCTTCTCATTAAGGATGAGAAGAAGATGAATACGGAAGTGCTCGAAAAGCTGGACATGGATGGGCAAAGTAAACTAGTTGAAAACGAAATCGAAGTTCTGAAATCGAGGGCATTGATCCGGAAAGTCGTCGATGACCTGAATCTGACTGTATCTTACTGGAAAGAAACGAAAGCCCGTGATCGTGAACTCTACAACGAAAGTCCGATTACCCTGAATGCTACGGAGATTACCGATTATGCCTATAGTAACCCACTCTACATTAAAATAGGCCCCGACAGCAAATATCAGTTGCTGGATGGCGACCAAAACGAATTAGGAACGTACTACTACAGCCAGCAGGTAAAATCCAAATATGGAAAGTTCCGGATCTTTGATCGGGATAGTGTGAACACTACCTTCCCGACACCAGTGAAAGTTGTCTTTCAGAGCCGGGATGGGCTGGTCGAAGGATTGATCGGTGGGCTCCAGATCGCGTTACTAAATCCAAAAAGTAGCCTGATCTCGCTGGGTCTCGAAACGGCTGTCCCTGAGAAAGGTAAAGACATTCTGACAAAGTTGTTGAATGAGTATGCCTTTACCTCACTCGAAGACAAAAACCGGGAAGCCACCAATACGCTTCGATTTATTGAAGAACGGCTGAAACTGGTCACGGCCGAACTGGGTGGGGTTGAACAGAATGTAGAGAATTATCGCCGAAGCAAAGGCGTAACCGATTTAAGTTCCGAAGCCAATCTGTTTTTAGGGAAAGTGGAAGAAAACGATTCGAAACTGAATGAACTGGACATTCAGTTGAAAGTGCTTGATGGCATTGAAGACTATCTGAATAGTTCGCAGGTAGGTATTGTCGCGCCAGCTACGATGATGGGCTTTACCGATCCCGTCCTGACGTCTTATATCGATCAACTATCGCAGCTTGAAATTGAGCGAAGTAAGCTGGCGCAATCGGTTCAGCCCGGAAACCCCTATCTGGAAACGCTGAATAACCAGATGAAAAACGTGAAGCAGGCGATCAAGGAAAACCTGGGCAACCGGCGGAATAGCCTGAATGTCTCTAAACGAAGTCTGCTCGAATTGAATAATCGCCTGGAAGGCGCTATTTCGTCTATTCCGCACAAGGAACGGGAATTTGTGGGCATCAAGCGGCAGGCGAATATCAAAGAGGATCTTTATTTACTGCTGTTGAAAACCCGTGAGGAAACGGCACTATCCTATGCGTCGACCGTGACGGATAGCCGGGTGGTCGATGCGCCCTTCTCGACGGGTGGCCCGATCCGGCCCGATCGGAACAATATTTACCTGATGGCATTGCTGTTTGGCCTGGCTGTTCCCATTGGCCTGATCGCCCTGAAAGAAGCCCTGACGAATACGGTTCAGAATAAGAAAGAAATTGAGCGGAAAACGGGCCTGAAAGTATTTGGTGAAGTGGGTTTACTACCTAAAGAAGAGCAGGGCGAAATCATCGACATTCGGAGCCGAAGCTTTGTGAGTGAGCAATTGCGCATGTTGCGCTCCAACATGCAGTATTTGTTCCTCGATAAGCAGGACGACATTGGCAGTACGATTCTGGTCACCTCGTCTACTAGTGGCGAAGGCAAGAGTTTCATGACGCTTAACATTGCCGCTTCGCTGGCGCTGTTGAACAAAAAAGTAGTGATCCTCGGGCTGGACCTACGCAAGCCGAAAATACAGGAGTATCTGAAGGTCAGTAATAAGATGGGTATGTCGAATTATCTGATCGGAAAAACGAGCCTTGATAGTATCATTCATGCAACGTCAGTAGAAAACCTATACATGGTCCCCAGTGGGCCGATTCCGCCAAACCCCTCGGAACTGATCGCCAATGGTCGACTGAAACACCTGATCGAGGACTTACGCAAATCGTTCGATTACATCATGATCGATACGCCCCCACTCGGCCTGGTTACGGATGCTACACTGCTGGCTCCCTACGTAGACGAATGTTTTTACCTGGTTCGCCACGAGAAAACGCCCAAACTATACTTGTCGAACATTAAGGAACTGGCGCATAAGAAGCTGTTTAAAACGGTACACATTATTTTCAACGCGGTCAATTACAAGAACTCTTCCGACTATGGGTATGGCTACGGCTATGGGTATGGCTACGGCTATGGCAAAGGAGCTTACTATGCGGAAGAAACCTCGAAAAAGAGCTGGATCAACCGACTTCTGTCGAAAGTATAA